In Lachancea thermotolerans CBS 6340 chromosome H complete sequence, a single genomic region encodes these proteins:
- the ROG3 gene encoding Rog3p (weakly similar to uniprot|Q02805 Saccharomyces cerevisiae YOR018W ROD1 Membrane protein overexpression confers resistance to the GST substrate o-dinitrobenzene as well as to zinc and calcium contains a PY-motif which is required for Rod1p interaction with Rsp5p a hect-type ubiquitin ligase) produces MMGFSSSKGSKPPALFEIRIKSAEHDVIVVKGAPHEASSVLLSGTVVLSVSEPMQIKKLTLRMYGMLRLNLTTTYRGPKGPTERSFKYDKRFFEHVWDNINIQDYFHNLYDNYGSQRSILSKTNSFSTLYNLHNKAKSTTSLKSLGSGSSGNSHLLVKGNYEFPFSAILPGTLTESVEGLPNASVIYKIQATIERSKFATDLICKKHMRIIRTLTPDAVELSETMSVDNTWPNKVDYSISVPAKAIAIGSSTMIHILMVPLLKGLKLGPIKVTLVEYSSYCAPYGAGNTQERVVNRVKLSDPLNHSAASNSLQEDSQFQDKWEVDAVFNVPPSLSKCTQDCSILSNIKVRHKLKFVISLINPDGHVSELRASLPIQLFISPFVALGVRCTDSLDSSANISANSTDVEGDDDDMIFANSASELDLAALSSDTGQNNTTNVTAALMAPPNYESHIYDRLWSGISVENTPTTSGRQSPVGPNESSTLSSPQQVKELQEGLQKLHVQQSLSGNENLFESHGNGQPISPEGNGQPENGSRSNPPVDYFAMPVPRHVQSMMNMNTGLRSPTPMLSPGIDYLSRNNSFGPIPPSSKSDWKLNTLSRVPSYENAMKGDSLPIDLPPAYPNEDGEEPTYELERPKMAHQKSSGMHRTPSGNQLSHAALSRSNNSSSSSLPKFQLSRSNTGGSNISTNGGLGGGKNTTASKHFGFSMTPLGHKREQSSTSLKAENSPERASNYVVDGGESSPSSISRNGSLMNLKGLLRKKDK; encoded by the coding sequence AAGCATCTTCTGTTTTACTCTCGGGAACCGTTGTCCTCTCTGTTTCTGAACCGATGCaaatcaagaagctcacCCTGCGAATGTATGGTATGCTGCGCCTTAACCTTACCACAACGTACCGTGGTCCTAAAGGACCTActgaaagaagttttaAATACGACAAACGATTCTTCGAGCATGTGTGGGATAACATCAACATTCAAGACTACTTCCACAATCTTTACGACAACTACGGTTCCCAGCGGTCAATATTAAGCAAGACAAACTCTTTCAGTACTTTGTACAACTTGCACAATAAAGCCAAATCGACAACCTCCCTAAAGTCCCTGGGATCTGGTTCGAGTGGAAATAGTCACCTTTTGGTGAAGGGCAATTATGAATTTCCGTTTAGTGCGATTCTTCCAGGGACGTTGACAGAAAGCGTGGAGGGCCTTCCAAATGCGTCCGTGATCTACAAAATTCAAGCGACTATCGAAAGAAGCAAATTTGCTACGGACCTGATATGTAAAAAGCATATGAGGATTATCCGCACACTGACTCCTGACGCTGTTGAACTAAGCGAAACTATGTCTGTGGATAACACATGGCCCAACAAGGTGGACTATTCTATTTCAGTTCCAGCCAAAGCAATTGCTATTGGATCTTCTACTATGATCCACATCTTGATGGTGCCACTCTTGAAAGGTCTGAAGCTTGGCCCTATCAAAGTGACTTTAGTGGAGTATTCTTCTTACTGTGCTCCATACGGTGCTGGAAATACTCAAGAGAGGGTTGTTAACAGGGTTAAACTTTCTGACCCTCTTAATCATTCGGCTGCAAGCAACTCACTGCAAGAAGACTCCCAATTCCAAGACAAGTGGGAGGTTGATGCAGTATTCAATGTTCCGCCGAGTCTGTCGAAGTGTACGCAAGACTGTAGCATCTTAAGCAACATTAAGGTGCGCCATAAGTTAAAATTTGTCATCTCTCTGATCAACCCAGATGGCCATGTTTCTGAATTACGTGCCTCCCTCCCTATCCAGTTATTCATCTCCCCTTTTGTAGCTTTGGGTGTAAGGTGCACCGACTCACTCGACAGCAGTGCAAATATATCAGCTAACAGTACAGATGTTGAAGGAGATGACGATGACATGATATTCGCAAATTCAGCCTCTGAGCTCGACCTTGCTGCCCTCAGTAGTGATACAGGTCAAAATAACACGACGAACGTTACAGCGGCTTTGATGGCTCCTCCAAACTATGAAAGCCACATTTATGATAGGCTCTGGAGCGGCATTTCTGTGGAAAATACTCCAACAACTTCGGGCAGACAGTCTCCAGTTGGTCCCAATGAAAGTTCGACCTTGAGTAGTCCACAGCAGGTCAAGGAGCTTCAGGAAgggcttcaaaagcttcacgTACAACAGAGTTTGTCAGGAAACGaaaatctttttgaaagtcaTGGAAATGGGCAGCCCATAAGCCCTGAGGGGAATGGCCAGCCTGAAAATGGTTCCAGGTCTAACCCCCCAGTTGACTACTTTGCAATGCCTGTGCCCCGTCATGTTCAAAGCATGATGAATATGAACACTGGCCTCAGATCGCCGACCCCAATGTTGTCGCCAGGTATAGACTACCTTTCGCGGAACAATTCGTTTGGCCCAATACCTCCCTCATCCAAGTCCGACTGGAAGCTCAATACTTTAAGTAGAGTTCCCTCTTACGAGAACGCTATGAAAGGCGACTCTCTACCTATTGACCTCCCCCCAGCATATCCCAACGAAGATGGCGAGGAACCTACATATGAGCTGGAAAGGCCAAAAATGGCACATCAGAAGTCTTCTGGAATGCACAGAACACCCAGTGGCAACCAACTCTCACATGCTGCGTTGTCAAGAAGCAATaacagctcttcctcttcccttccaaaatttcagCTTTCCAGAAGTAATACTGGTGGGTCAAACATATCAACAAATGGCGGATTGGGTGGAGGCAAGAATACTACCGCGTCAAAGCACTTTGGTTTCAGTATGACGCCGCTAGGCCACAAAAGGGAACAGTCAAGTACTTCCCTAAAGGCTGAAAATTCACCCGAAAGAGCATCCAATTATGTAGTAGATGGAGGCGAAAGCTCTCCCTCTTCGATTAGCAGAAACGGGTCACTCATGAATCTCAAAGGGCTATTGCGTAAGAAAGACAAATGA
- a CDS encoding YwqG family protein (conserved hypothetical protein) has protein sequence MTKFLLPPEVEEYRAVFEQTQVESIRLEAKKGHTGPYDSKFGGEPYFPLGFQYPLDEDGRPMKLLAQINFEDMPTLENYPQYGILQFYLTTNNETYGLDYEPPHQQRYFRILYFEEVLGDEEKIVSDFSFLPEKKPNDEDFPIESEAKVTFVKQTEIISPFDYRFDKTVTVPSTVWNVDVQCKYEEMQDAFHHKIGGYGAFVQQDPREESRIDYSHYTHLLFQIASEDEIDCCWGDGGVANFFITREDLKNKCFDHVLYNWDCS, from the coding sequence ATGACCAAGTTTCTGTTGCCTCCAGAAGTAGAGGAGTATAGGGCTGTCTTCGAACAGACACAGGTAGAGTCGATTCGCCTGGAAGCTAAGAAAGGTCACACAGGACCCTATGACAGTAAGTTTGGCGGAGAGCCCTACTTTCCATTGGGTTTTCAATATCCATTGGATGAAGACGGAAGGCCAATGAAGTTGCTTGCTCAaatcaattttgaagatatgCCTACTTTGGAGAATTATCCGCAGTATGGTATTCTCCAGTTTTACCTTACTACCAATAATGAGACATATGGGCTCGACTATGAGCCGCCACACCAACAAAGATATTTTCGTATACTTtacttcgaagaagttttgggaGATGAGGAGAAGATAGTATCAGACTTTTCCTTTCTTCCCGAAAAAAAACCGAATGATGAAGACTTTCCCATCGAATCTGAAGCAAAGGTCACGTTTGTGAAGCAGACTGAAATCATTTCACCATTTGATTACCGTTTTGACAAGACTGTTACCGTTCCTTCAACAGTTTGGAATGTGGATGTCCAATGCAAATATGAGGAGATGCAAGATGCATTTCACCACAAAATCGGCGGCTATGGTGCCTTTGTCCAACAAGACCCGAGAGAAGAAAGTCGCATAGACTACTCACATTATACGCACCTGCTATTTCAAATCGCTTCAGAAGATGAGATCGATTGTTGTTGGGGTGATGGGGGAGTAGCGAATTTTTTCATTACGAGGGAAGATCTAAAGAACAAATGTTTTGACCACGTCCTATACAATTGGGATTGCAGTTGA
- a CDS encoding KLTH0H12936p (similar to uniprot|P40215 Saccharomyces cerevisiae YMR145C NDE1 Mitochondrial external NADH dehydrogenase) gives MRISPRRTASDPIHVHVYFSSSSRYCKKSVFCSSTFQSRPLTGKGEMLSCIGRSTRLQRSVLLKYTNRPAIANAKTNQPSFHCTRLFHSSKLLQEEAKKHTPKDSLFDGRLGKLLKWSVFSTGILVSTVGVSLLGFFLYDASTYKDCEVPEFIDVPKMALTPELGGPENLPILRDNLDAYDSEAKEKLSYRPKLVILGSGWASVGVLKSLSPGEYDVTVVSPQNYFLFTPLLPSAATGTLEVKSLMASIRKLVNDVSGHYLEAKAEKVEFEKNLVKVSQVNPQSGEKRSFYLPYDKLVVAVGSTSNTHGVEGLENCSRLKTAEDAIILRRKIKDNLEVACLPTTSDEERKKLLSFVVCGGGPTGVEFAAEVFDLLNEDLPKTYPRILRQEVSVHIIQSRSNILNTYDETISEYAMQRFKKDDIDVLTNSRVHKILPDRVVFTQKNAVTGENELKELPFGLCLWSTGVAQNPLAKQVVQDLAAFQRNRRAIETDSHLRVIGTKMGEVYAIGDCATVRTDLAEHAVQFVRQFIINKHLHPTRSTEIITDDDIRHLSISYDEIHDLARELVRRHPQTREHLYNVEDILLKYDTKKTGALDFDQITQLLKEVESKATSMPATAQRAHQQGKYLGKKLTKVARSSETAKVNESPQLISDESVYKAFKYVHLGSLAYIGNSAVFDIPGYSFVGGLVAMYLWRGIYFAQTVSLRTRVLLFMDWLKRGIFGRDILSV, from the coding sequence ATGAGGATTTCCCCACGTCGAACCGCTTCAGACCCCATTCACGTGCATGTTTATTTTTCGTCATCGAGCCGATATTGTAAAAAATCTGTTTTTTGCTCTAGTACCTTTCAATCAAGGCCACTGACCGGTAAAGGAGAAATGCTGAGTTGCATAGGTAGGTCGACAAGACTACAACGCTCGGTACTGCTGAAGTACACGAACCGCCCTGCAATTGCCAATGCGAAAACCAATCAACCTTCTTTTCACTGCACGCGGTTATTTCATAGCAGCAAATTGCTGCAAGAAgaggccaaaaagcatACACCTAAGGACAGCCTTTTTGATGGAAGACTAGGGAAGCTGCTTAAGTGGTCCGTATTTTCTACTGGTATCTTGGTGTCAACAGTGGGCGTGTCTTTGCTTGGATTTTTCTTGTATGATGCGTCAACGTACAAAGATTGTGAAGTCCCTGAGTTCATCGACGTACCCAAGATGGCTTTGACACCCGAGCTCGGCGGCCCAGAAAACCTTCCTATTTTGAGAGACAATTTGGATGCATATGACTCTGAGGCTAAAGAGAAACTCTCTTACAGGCCCAAACTTGTAATTTTGGGTTCAGGGTGGGCATCTGTCggtgttttgaagtctttaTCACCAGGGGAGTATGACGTGACTGTCGTCTCACCCCAAAATTATTTTCTGTTTACTCCTTTACTCCCATCTGCTGCCACTGGTACGTTGGAAGTGAAGTCCTTGATGGCTTCTATCAGGAAGCTAGTTAATGACGTTAGTGGTCATTATCTTGAAGCAaaggctgaaaaagtcgaatttgaaaagaatcTGGTGAAAGTTTCTCAAGTTAATCCACAAAGTGGTGAGAAGAGAAGTTTTTATTTGCCTTATGATAAGCTTGTGGTTGCTGTCGGCTCAACATCTAACACCCATGGTGTCGAAGGCCTAGAGAACTGCTCCAGGCTCAAAACTGCTGAAGACGCAATCATTCTGAGAAGGAAAATTAAAGATAATCTTGAAGTTGCGTGCTTGCCAACGACATCTGACGAGGAGAGAAAGAAACTCTTAAGTTTCGTAGTTTGCGGCGGTGGTCCCACTGGAGTTGAATTTGCTGCTGAAGTGTTCGATTTGTTGAACGAAGatttgccaaaaacttATCCAAGAATACTAAGACAAGAGGTCTCTGTGCACATTATTCAGTCACGTTCCAATATTCTAAACACTTACGACGAGACCATTTCTGAATATGCCATGCAGAGATTTAAGAAGGACGATATTGATGTACTTACAAACTCCAGAGTTCACAAGATTCTGCCCGATAGAGTTGTGTTTACGCAAAAGAATGCTGTGACGGGTGAGAACGAACTAAAGGAACTTCCTTTTGGGTTATGTCTTTGGTCCACAGGAGTTGCCCAAAATCCTTTAGCGAAGCAAGTTGTCCAAGACTTAGCTGCATTTCAAAGGAACAGGAGAGCTATAGAAACTGATTCTCATCTGCGTGTCATCGGAACTAAAATGGGTGAGGTTTACGCGATTGGCGATTGCGCTACTGTAAGGACTGACCTTGCAGAACATGCTGTTCAGTTTGTAAGACAattcatcatcaacaaacaCCTGCATCCAACGAGAAGTACTGAGATTATTACTGATGATGATATTAGACATTTGTCCATCTCATATGATGAAATTCACGATTTGGCGAGAGAGTTGGTGAGAAGACATCCTCAAACTAGAGAACACCTTTACAACGTTGAGGACATCCTACTAAAGTATGACACTAAGAAAACCGGAGCGTTGGACTTTGACCAAATAACTCAGCTTCTGAAAGAGGTTGAAAGCAAAGCCACCTCGATGCCTGCTACAGCTCAAAGAGCACACCAGCAAGGTAAATATCTTGGCAAAAAGCTGACCAAGGTTGCGCGTAGCTCAGAAACGGCCAAAGTTAATGAAAGCCCACAGCTTATTTCCGACGAGTCTGTTTACAAAGCCTTCAAATATGTTCATTTGGGCTCACTAGCTTACATCGGTAACTCTGCTGTCTTTGATATTCCGGGATATTCTTTTGTTGGAGGTTTAGTTGCAATGTACCTCTGGAGAGGTATTTACTTTGCTCAAacagtttctttgagaacAAGAGTTCTGCTCTTCATGGACTGGTTAAAGAGAggaatttttggaagagacATCCTGTCAGTGTAA